The following are from one region of the Gammaproteobacteria bacterium genome:
- a CDS encoding 2OG-Fe(II) oxygenase translates to MNAQTERVIKNVDDLGPLSIREVKPGTFIYEVSEALPADVCREMIRRFEANTEEQYLGRLGQQASEDRSIKKTTDLVVSGKPNWKDIDQALFRSLGMAVRQFREGFEFFKGPFKDMGYAIQRYNPGEYYHWHIDGGSHDFAYRQLVALWYLNDVPGPGGETEFLYQDVKVKPEQGKLVLFPPFWTHEHRACELHEGVKYIATTWVVFA, encoded by the coding sequence ATGAATGCACAAACAGAGCGCGTGATAAAAAACGTCGACGATCTGGGTCCCTTGTCGATACGCGAGGTGAAACCCGGCACGTTTATCTATGAAGTCAGCGAAGCGCTGCCGGCGGATGTGTGCCGTGAAATGATCCGGCGTTTTGAGGCCAACACCGAGGAACAGTATCTCGGTCGCCTTGGTCAGCAGGCATCGGAAGATCGCAGTATCAAGAAAACCACGGATCTTGTTGTCAGCGGCAAACCGAACTGGAAGGATATCGACCAGGCGCTGTTTCGTTCACTGGGCATGGCCGTGCGCCAGTTTCGTGAAGGATTTGAATTTTTCAAAGGCCCGTTCAAGGACATGGGTTACGCCATCCAGCGCTATAACCCCGGCGAGTACTACCATTGGCATATTGACGGCGGCAGCCACGATTTTGCCTACCGGCAACTGGTAGCCTTGTGGTATCTCAATGACGTGCCTGGCCCCGGTGGTGAAACTGAGTTCCTGTACCAGGATGTGAAGGTCAAGCCGGAACAGGGCAAGCTGGTATTGTTTCCGCCGTTCTGGACTCACGAGCATCGCGCCTGCGAATTACATGAAGGCGTGAAGTATATTGCCACCACCTGGGTGGTGTTTGCCTGA